The following proteins are co-located in the Bradyrhizobium sp. AZCC 2176 genome:
- a CDS encoding PQQ-dependent sugar dehydrogenase, which yields MNFSGIFARIVALIGAVALLWRRLQGSAPAPAWGEAPAIPEAKPQGAIPTLKMPTAQGWSDGQKPTAAPGLKVNAFAKDLDHPRWINVLPNGDVLIAEATQIAGPPRSVFHYAMQATMRRAAALGVSADRITLLRDRDGDGVAEGRGIFMEELSQPFGMALVGDTFYVGNTDGVVAFPYAAGADRITAEGRNLVAFKPGGHWTRSLLPSADGKKLYAGVGSLSNIAETGMEVEQGRAAIYELDLADGTSRIFASGLRNAVGLAWEPNTGVLWTVVNERDGLGDETPPDYLTSVRDGGFYGWPHCYWGQTVDDRVPQDPAMVAKAIQPDYALGGHTASLGLCWMPSGTLPGFPDGMVIGQHGSWNRSTLSGYAVVFVPFENGRPSGPPRDILTGFLAPDEKVSYGRPVGVTIGPDGSLLVADDVGNVIWRVTGA from the coding sequence ATGAACTTCTCCGGTATTTTCGCGCGCATCGTCGCGCTGATCGGCGCCGTTGCGCTGTTGTGGCGGCGGCTGCAGGGATCCGCGCCTGCGCCGGCCTGGGGTGAAGCGCCGGCGATTCCGGAGGCCAAGCCGCAGGGCGCCATCCCGACGCTCAAGATGCCGACGGCGCAAGGCTGGAGCGACGGGCAGAAGCCAACCGCTGCACCCGGGCTCAAGGTCAACGCGTTTGCGAAAGACCTCGACCACCCGCGCTGGATCAACGTGCTGCCCAATGGCGACGTGCTCATCGCAGAAGCCACCCAAATCGCGGGACCGCCCAGGAGTGTATTCCACTATGCGATGCAGGCGACGATGCGGCGGGCCGCGGCGCTCGGCGTCAGCGCCGACCGCATCACGTTATTGCGGGATCGCGACGGTGACGGCGTTGCCGAGGGACGCGGGATTTTCATGGAGGAATTGAGCCAGCCATTCGGCATGGCGCTGGTCGGCGACACCTTCTATGTCGGCAACACCGACGGCGTGGTCGCCTTTCCATACGCCGCGGGCGCGGATCGCATCACCGCCGAGGGTCGCAATCTCGTGGCGTTCAAGCCGGGCGGGCACTGGACGCGGAGCCTGCTGCCGAGCGCGGACGGCAAAAAACTCTATGCCGGCGTCGGCTCGCTCAGCAACATCGCCGAGACCGGCATGGAAGTGGAGCAAGGCCGTGCTGCGATCTATGAGCTCGATCTGGCCGATGGCACGAGCCGTATCTTCGCCAGCGGGCTACGGAATGCCGTGGGGCTGGCATGGGAGCCCAACACAGGTGTGCTCTGGACCGTCGTCAACGAGCGTGACGGCTTGGGCGATGAGACGCCGCCGGACTATCTGACCTCCGTGCGCGATGGCGGATTCTATGGCTGGCCCCATTGCTACTGGGGGCAGACGGTGGACGATCGCGTGCCGCAGGATCCGGCCATGGTCGCCAAGGCGATTCAACCGGACTATGCGCTCGGCGGCCATACCGCCTCGCTCGGCCTGTGCTGGATGCCGTCAGGTACGCTGCCGGGCTTTCCGGATGGCATGGTGATCGGGCAGCACGGCTCCTGGAATCGCAGCACGCTGAGCGGCTACGCCGTCGTTTTCGTACCGTTCGAGAACGGACGTCCCTCCGGCCCGCCGCGGGATATTTTGACCGGGTTTCTCGCTCCCGACGAGAAGGTCTCCTACGGACGGCCGGTCGGGGTCACGATCGGCCCCGACGGCTCGCTGCTGGTGGCTGATGATGTCGGCAACGTCATCTGGCGCGTGACGGGCGCGTAA
- a CDS encoding GNAT family N-acetyltransferase: protein MIEFRWYRFGEFGSQELYSMLALRQEILVVEQQSPYSDLDFADQTASHLLAKTGAEFVAYARCTWPSEQSAFASLGRVVVSKQYRGTGLGKELVQRSLAHLGEESCDIVIGAQLYLEKFYSHFGFVRDGEPYDDVGVPHLRMRLRPRGTPL from the coding sequence TTGATAGAATTCCGTTGGTATCGCTTTGGCGAATTCGGTTCACAGGAACTGTACTCCATGCTTGCGTTGCGACAGGAGATACTGGTGGTCGAGCAGCAGTCGCCCTACTCGGACTTGGATTTTGCTGACCAGACGGCGTCGCATTTGCTGGCAAAAACAGGCGCAGAGTTTGTCGCTTATGCTCGATGTACCTGGCCTTCCGAGCAGAGCGCTTTTGCGTCATTGGGCAGAGTAGTCGTTTCAAAGCAATATCGGGGAACGGGACTTGGGAAGGAACTCGTGCAAAGGAGTCTCGCGCACCTTGGAGAAGAGTCGTGCGATATCGTCATTGGTGCGCAACTATATCTGGAAAAATTCTATTCGCATTTCGGATTCGTACGCGATGGCGAGCCATACGACGATGTGGGAGTTCCGCATCTAAGAATGCGTTTGCGCCCTCGCGGTACGCCGCTGTAG
- the coaD gene encoding pantetheine-phosphate adenylyltransferase has translation MPRIALYPGSFDPITNGHLDVLRHAVTLCDRLIVAIGVHSGKKPLFSTEERLDMVRAVCEPIAQQAGCAFDCITYDNLTVAAARQVGATIMIRGLRDGTDMDYEMQLAGMNEAMAPEVHTVFVPASPAVRPITATLVRQIAGMGGDFSAFVPPQIAASLKAKFAG, from the coding sequence ATGCCCCGTATCGCGCTCTATCCCGGTTCATTTGATCCCATCACCAACGGCCACCTGGACGTGCTGCGGCACGCCGTGACGCTGTGCGACCGCCTGATTGTCGCCATCGGCGTCCATTCCGGCAAAAAGCCGCTGTTTTCGACCGAGGAGCGGCTCGACATGGTTCGGGCGGTGTGTGAGCCGATCGCGCAACAGGCAGGCTGCGCCTTCGACTGCATCACCTACGACAACCTCACCGTCGCTGCGGCGCGGCAGGTCGGCGCTACCATCATGATTCGCGGGCTGCGCGACGGAACCGATATGGACTACGAAATGCAGCTTGCCGGCATGAACGAGGCCATGGCGCCGGAGGTGCACACGGTATTCGTCCCGGCGTCGCCGGCCGTCCGCCCGATCACCGCCACGCTGGTGCGCCAGATCGCCGGGATGGGCGGCGACTTCTCCGCCTTCGTGCCGCCCCAGATTGCCGCGAGCCTGAAGGCCAAGTTCGCAGGCTAA
- a CDS encoding patatin-like phospholipase family protein produces the protein MPFRTFLTGSILSDGRIRKTGSRLLGSAILLCSLALAACTSLPRTPYSAADASDSRVLDIDGLRRYTDEPVTKFRFEKDAPSSTKTYLALSGGGADGAYGVGVLNGWTAAGSRPIFSVVSGVSTGGLIAPFAFLGSQYDDTLREVYTSGIAESLLNDPSIIRVLFGSGLFGNKRLRELVARYVGPEILAAVAHENAKGRKLLVVTTDLDTQRTVVWDMGKIAAVGSPEALRLFRDVMAASASIPLVFPPILIEAEGQGRRFEEMHVDGGVTAPVLTLPDALLFQGRLPGNSRMNIYILVNKKLERTFELVSNSTLDVASRSLSSITQSQTRSVIFSTYDFAKRNRWGFHLSYIERDYPASPSEGFDTAYMRALYQHGYEKAASGRAWTSTLP, from the coding sequence ATGCCCTTCCGCACTTTCCTGACAGGATCAATCCTCTCCGACGGCCGGATCAGGAAGACAGGCTCACGCCTGCTCGGATCAGCCATCCTGCTGTGCAGCCTCGCGCTAGCCGCCTGCACGTCCCTGCCGCGGACGCCCTACAGCGCCGCGGATGCCTCTGACTCGCGCGTGCTGGATATTGACGGCCTGCGGCGCTACACTGACGAACCCGTCACAAAATTCCGTTTCGAGAAAGACGCCCCCTCCTCAACCAAGACCTATCTCGCGCTCTCCGGCGGCGGCGCCGATGGTGCCTATGGCGTGGGCGTGTTGAACGGCTGGACCGCGGCCGGCTCCCGCCCGATCTTCTCGGTCGTCTCAGGCGTAAGCACCGGCGGCCTGATTGCGCCCTTTGCATTTCTCGGATCCCAATACGACGACACGCTGAGGGAGGTCTACACCAGCGGCATAGCGGAGAGCCTGCTCAATGATCCCAGCATCATCCGCGTGCTCTTCGGATCCGGCCTGTTCGGCAATAAGCGACTGCGCGAGCTGGTGGCCCGCTATGTCGGGCCGGAGATCCTGGCCGCCGTTGCACACGAAAATGCCAAGGGCCGAAAACTGCTCGTGGTGACGACCGATCTCGACACCCAACGCACGGTCGTTTGGGACATGGGGAAAATCGCCGCGGTCGGTTCGCCCGAGGCGCTGCGCCTGTTTCGCGACGTGATGGCCGCCTCCGCCAGCATTCCCCTGGTCTTCCCGCCCATCCTGATCGAAGCCGAGGGCCAGGGCCGGCGCTTTGAGGAGATGCATGTCGACGGCGGCGTGACCGCTCCGGTCCTGACGCTGCCGGATGCCCTGCTCTTCCAGGGACGTCTGCCCGGAAACAGCCGGATGAACATCTACATCCTCGTCAACAAGAAGCTCGAACGAACTTTTGAGCTCGTGTCCAACAGCACGCTCGACGTCGCTTCACGCAGCCTGTCGTCGATCACCCAGTCGCAGACGCGCTCGGTCATCTTTTCCACCTACGATTTCGCCAAGCGCAATCGGTGGGGCTTCCATCTGTCGTACATTGAGCGCGACTATCCCGCGTCGCCCTCAGAGGGATTCGACACCGCCTATATGCGCGCCCTTTATCAGCATGGCTATGAGAAGGCTGCGTCCGGCCGCGCCTGGACCTCGACGCTTCCGTGA
- a CDS encoding aspartate-semialdehyde dehydrogenase → MSHEPVVAIAGVTGAVGAEFIATMDRRAFPVGKLKALASARSAGKTIDFRGERIVIEELTEKSFEGVDIALFSAGAGTSRKFSPAAVKAGAVVIDNSSAFRMDPNVPLVIPEINASRIREHKGIIAVPNCSAITALVPLWPIHRQNRIKRVILSTYQAASGGGAAVMQELVESTRAHLEGRDFQPKVIPHPYAFNLFSHNTAIDPETGYNDEETKVIKETRKIFEDEQIAISVTCVRVPVLRAHSEAITFECERPITEDEVRAILRKAPGVKIVDDRAKNYFPMPIDASGQDDVLVGRIRRDLSDASGHSISMFVSADQLLKGAALNAIQIAELLPQRSMA, encoded by the coding sequence GTGAGCCACGAACCCGTTGTTGCCATTGCCGGCGTGACCGGCGCGGTCGGCGCCGAATTCATCGCCACCATGGACAGGCGCGCTTTTCCCGTCGGCAAGCTCAAGGCGCTGGCCAGCGCCCGATCGGCGGGCAAGACCATCGACTTCCGCGGCGAGAGGATCGTGATCGAGGAGCTCACCGAAAAGTCGTTCGAGGGCGTCGATATCGCGCTGTTCTCGGCCGGCGCCGGCACCTCGCGAAAGTTCTCGCCCGCAGCCGTCAAGGCCGGTGCGGTCGTGATCGACAATTCCTCGGCCTTCCGCATGGATCCGAACGTGCCGCTGGTGATCCCGGAGATCAACGCGAGCCGTATCCGGGAGCACAAGGGCATCATCGCCGTCCCGAACTGCTCGGCGATCACGGCTCTGGTGCCGCTGTGGCCGATCCACCGGCAGAACCGCATCAAGCGCGTCATCCTGTCGACCTACCAGGCGGCGAGCGGCGGTGGTGCCGCCGTGATGCAAGAGCTGGTGGAATCGACCCGCGCGCATCTCGAGGGCCGCGACTTCCAGCCCAAGGTGATCCCGCATCCCTACGCCTTCAACCTGTTCAGCCACAACACGGCAATCGATCCCGAGACCGGCTACAACGATGAAGAGACCAAGGTCATCAAGGAGACCCGCAAGATCTTCGAGGACGAGCAGATCGCGATCAGCGTGACCTGCGTCCGCGTGCCGGTGCTGCGCGCGCATAGTGAGGCGATCACCTTCGAATGCGAAAGGCCGATCACCGAGGACGAGGTCCGCGCCATCCTGAGGAAGGCGCCGGGCGTCAAGATCGTCGATGACCGGGCGAAGAACTACTTCCCGATGCCGATCGACGCGTCAGGCCAAGACGACGTCCTGGTCGGCCGCATCCGCCGGGATCTCAGCGATGCTTCAGGCCACTCGATCTCGATGTTCGTGTCAGCCGATCAACTCCTGAAGGGCGCGGCCTTGAACGCGATCCAGATCGCGGAATTGCTGCCACAGCGCTCGATGGCGTGA
- the queA gene encoding tRNA preQ1(34) S-adenosylmethionine ribosyltransferase-isomerase QueA: MRTDLFDFELPATSIALRPASPRDSARMLVVQPDGALSDRIVSELPQWLKPGDQLVVNDTKVISAQLKGRRIGRETEPKIEATLIKRLDGSRWQALVKPAKKLAPGDIVRFGNEGKVCLLGHLDAEVEAKGEEGEITLSFSFHGPALDQAIADLGTPPLPPYIASKRTPDDRDAADYQTMFAVNEGAVAAPTAGLHFTPELEVALRGRGVELHRLTLHVGAGTFLPVKVEETSEHRMHAEWGSISADTAEALNTARAKGGRIIAVGTTSLRLLESAATEDGTIQPFDGETSIFITPGYRFRAVDILMTNFHLPRSTLFMLVSAFSGLDAMKQAYAHAIASGYRFYSYGDACLLFRARD; encoded by the coding sequence ATGCGCACCGATCTCTTCGACTTCGAACTCCCCGCCACGAGCATCGCGCTGCGGCCCGCAAGCCCGCGTGATTCTGCGCGCATGCTGGTCGTGCAGCCGGACGGCGCGCTGAGCGACCGCATTGTCTCCGAGTTGCCGCAGTGGCTGAAGCCGGGCGACCAGCTCGTCGTCAACGACACCAAGGTAATTTCCGCCCAACTCAAAGGCCGCCGCATCGGCCGCGAGACCGAGCCGAAGATCGAGGCGACGCTGATCAAGCGGCTGGACGGGTCGCGCTGGCAGGCGCTGGTCAAGCCGGCGAAGAAGCTAGCGCCCGGCGATATCGTTCGCTTCGGCAATGAAGGCAAGGTCTGCCTGCTCGGCCATCTCGACGCCGAGGTCGAGGCCAAGGGCGAAGAGGGCGAGATCACGCTGTCGTTTTCGTTTCATGGGCCGGCGCTGGATCAGGCCATCGCCGATCTCGGCACGCCGCCGCTGCCGCCCTACATCGCCTCCAAGCGCACGCCCGACGATCGCGATGCCGCCGACTATCAGACCATGTTCGCGGTGAATGAAGGCGCCGTTGCCGCCCCGACCGCGGGATTGCATTTCACGCCTGAACTGGAGGTGGCGCTGCGCGGCCGCGGCGTCGAACTGCACCGGCTGACCTTGCATGTCGGGGCAGGGACCTTCCTGCCGGTCAAGGTGGAGGAGACCTCCGAGCATCGGATGCATGCCGAGTGGGGTTCGATATCGGCCGATACCGCTGAGGCCTTGAACACCGCGCGCGCCAAGGGCGGGCGCATCATAGCTGTCGGCACCACGTCGCTGCGGCTATTGGAGAGTGCTGCGACCGAAGACGGCACCATTCAGCCGTTCGACGGCGAGACCTCGATCTTCATCACGCCGGGCTATCGCTTTCGCGCGGTCGATATCCTCATGACCAATTTCCACCTGCCGCGTTCGACGCTGTTCATGCTGGTGTCGGCCTTCTCAGGGCTCGACGCGATGAAGCAGGCCTATGCGCATGCGATCGCCAGCGGATATCGGTTCTATTCGTACGGCGATGCCTGTTTGCTGTTCCGTGCGCGCGACTGA
- a CDS encoding TetR/AcrR family transcriptional regulator, translating into MGLTATKARPAKRDVPKSRGGRPTKSAAVERDQRLIEVATRLFLDRGYDATSLDAVAEAARVSKPTVYSRYGDKRGLFAEVLRREIARWLAPLAEAAEAQITRSSDISVEQRLIEVGREMLTFTCGPDAVAFSRMMTSQAINFPDIAKLGKEEGWLKAVSTTARFFDRLVAQGAMDVEDTGIAAEVFLDVVVGHTHRMATFGTPLEMKSAEKRMRLAIRLFLAGALGPSSRVQSIPKGTIRRRPSR; encoded by the coding sequence ATGGGATTGACTGCGACCAAGGCCAGACCGGCGAAACGAGACGTCCCGAAGTCGCGCGGCGGCCGGCCGACGAAAAGCGCCGCCGTCGAGCGCGATCAGCGGCTGATCGAAGTTGCCACCCGTCTTTTCTTGGACCGGGGCTACGATGCGACCTCGCTTGATGCGGTTGCGGAAGCAGCCCGGGTCAGCAAGCCCACCGTCTATTCGCGCTACGGCGACAAGCGCGGGCTGTTTGCGGAGGTGCTGAGGCGCGAGATTGCGCGCTGGCTTGCTCCGCTTGCTGAAGCGGCGGAGGCGCAGATCACGCGTTCCTCGGACATTTCGGTCGAGCAGCGCCTGATCGAGGTCGGGCGCGAGATGCTGACGTTCACCTGCGGACCCGATGCCGTCGCGTTCAGTCGCATGATGACGTCGCAGGCCATCAACTTTCCCGACATTGCCAAACTTGGCAAGGAAGAAGGCTGGTTGAAGGCGGTTTCCACGACCGCGCGGTTCTTTGATCGTTTGGTCGCACAAGGCGCCATGGACGTCGAAGATACCGGAATCGCGGCCGAGGTCTTTCTCGACGTGGTCGTCGGTCACACGCACCGCATGGCGACGTTCGGAACGCCGCTGGAGATGAAGTCCGCCGAAAAACGCATGCGCTTGGCGATCAGGCTGTTCCTGGCCGGTGCGCTTGGGCCATCGAGCCGCGTTCAGTCCATCCCCAAAGGAACCATTCGGCGGCGCCCCTCCCGCTGA
- a CDS encoding PepSY domain-containing protein produces MLAAALVAVILPAPVYAVASSAGEPASLRNEAEQSAASDQQAVTRELELFRGSAISLSQAMAIAEALHAGATTADVSFDGGSDSPVYRVKTFHDDRIWQHAIDATTGKIVGGEAALPLKELDAEDRSNLVALKTIRHRLADAISVAEQAAAGKAISGGLIRERSRLNFAIVVMSGSDLKQVILEPPGAARRR; encoded by the coding sequence TTGCTTGCAGCCGCCCTGGTGGCGGTCATCCTCCCTGCCCCGGTCTATGCTGTCGCGTCGTCGGCCGGCGAGCCAGCCTCACTCCGCAATGAGGCCGAGCAGAGCGCTGCGTCCGACCAGCAGGCGGTCACCCGCGAGCTTGAGCTCTTCCGTGGCTCGGCGATCTCGCTCAGCCAGGCGATGGCGATTGCCGAAGCCCTGCATGCCGGTGCGACGACTGCCGATGTCAGCTTCGACGGCGGGTCGGATTCACCAGTCTACCGCGTAAAGACCTTTCACGACGACCGCATCTGGCAACATGCCATCGACGCCACGACCGGCAAGATTGTCGGCGGCGAGGCCGCCCTGCCCCTGAAGGAGCTCGATGCCGAGGACCGCAGCAACCTCGTTGCACTCAAAACGATCCGGCACCGCTTGGCAGATGCCATTAGCGTGGCCGAGCAGGCGGCGGCCGGCAAGGCCATCAGCGGCGGCCTGATCCGCGAACGCAGCCGGCTGAATTTCGCAATCGTCGTCATGAGTGGCAGTGACCTGAAGCAGGTGATCCTCGAGCCTCCCGGCGCCGCAAGGCGGCGATGA
- the cysK gene encoding cysteine synthase A, translating into MDASSAASAVQRPGRGRVFDSIVDAIGDTPIVRLRKLPEAHGVSATILAKLEYFNPAASVKDRIGAAMVIAMEKAGVINADTVLIEPTSGNTGIALAFVAASRGYRLKLVMPESMSIERRKMLAFLGAEIILTPAAQGMKGSIATAEELVRSTPNAVMPQQFKNLANPEIHRRTTAEEIWNDTGGNIDFFVAGVGTGGTITGVGQVLKPRKPSLRIVAVEPEESPVLSGGQHTPHKIQGIGAGFVPDILDRSVIDEIVKVNGPTAIEMSRALARMEGIAGGISSGAAIEAALAIGKRPESAGKTILAVVPSFSERYLSTALFEGI; encoded by the coding sequence ATGGATGCGTCGTCAGCCGCGAGTGCAGTGCAACGTCCGGGGCGGGGCCGGGTTTTCGACTCCATCGTCGATGCGATCGGCGACACGCCGATCGTCCGCTTGCGCAAATTGCCGGAGGCGCACGGTGTTAGCGCAACCATCCTCGCCAAGCTCGAATATTTCAATCCCGCCGCGAGCGTCAAGGACCGCATCGGCGCGGCGATGGTGATCGCGATGGAGAAGGCCGGCGTGATCAATGCCGACACCGTGCTGATCGAACCGACGTCAGGCAATACCGGCATCGCGCTGGCCTTTGTCGCAGCCTCGCGCGGCTACCGGCTGAAACTGGTGATGCCGGAATCGATGTCGATCGAGCGGCGCAAGATGCTGGCTTTCCTCGGCGCCGAGATCATCCTGACGCCGGCCGCCCAGGGCATGAAGGGCTCGATCGCGACCGCGGAGGAACTGGTGCGGTCCACGCCCAACGCCGTGATGCCGCAGCAGTTCAAGAACCTCGCCAACCCCGAAATTCACCGCCGCACCACCGCCGAAGAAATCTGGAACGACACCGGCGGCAATATCGATTTCTTCGTCGCAGGCGTCGGCACCGGCGGCACCATTACCGGCGTCGGGCAGGTGCTTAAACCCCGCAAGCCATCGTTGCGGATCGTCGCCGTCGAGCCGGAGGAAAGCCCGGTGCTGTCGGGCGGGCAGCATACGCCGCACAAGATTCAGGGCATCGGCGCCGGCTTCGTGCCGGACATCCTGGATCGGTCTGTTATCGACGAGATCGTCAAGGTCAACGGCCCGACGGCGATCGAGATGTCGCGCGCGCTGGCGCGCATGGAGGGCATTGCCGGCGGCATCTCCTCGGGGGCTGCGATCGAAGCGGCGCTTGCGATTGGCAAGCGTCCCGAGAGTGCCGGCAAGACCATTCTGGCCGTCGTGCCATCGTTCTCCGAACGGTATTTGTCGACGGCGTTATTTGAAGGAATTTAG
- the tgt gene encoding tRNA guanosine(34) transglycosylase Tgt, with amino-acid sequence MSLPNHFELLATDGPARTGRLTTPHGVVRTPAFMPVGTAGAMKGMHWREVRDAGTDIVLGNTYHLMLRPGAERIAALGGLQAFTGWNGPMLTDSGGFQVMSLSDLRKVSEKAVTFRSHIDGAKVELSPERSIEVQRLLGSDIAMQMDECVRLSPERTNHGLADIERAMRLSLRWAERSKRAFETAPDGYMLFGIVQGGDIPEMRHVSARELVAIGFHGYAIGGLAVGEPQAVMLAMIEETAPALPADRPRYLMGVGTPEDLLESVARGIDMFDCVMPTRNGRHGMAFTRFGQINLRNARHADDPRPLDEESEWPSARDISRAYLHHLVRSGETLGAMLLSEINVAYYQHLMRGMRDAISRGIFASFRERTRADWTKGDIPPR; translated from the coding sequence ATGAGTCTTCCCAATCATTTCGAATTGCTCGCCACCGATGGTCCTGCCCGCACCGGCCGCCTGACCACGCCGCACGGCGTGGTCCGCACACCCGCCTTCATGCCGGTAGGCACGGCGGGGGCAATGAAGGGCATGCACTGGCGCGAGGTACGCGATGCCGGCACCGATATCGTGCTCGGCAACACCTATCATTTGATGCTGCGGCCTGGCGCCGAGCGGATCGCCGCGCTCGGCGGCCTGCAGGCCTTCACCGGCTGGAACGGGCCGATGCTGACGGATTCCGGCGGCTTCCAGGTGATGTCGCTGTCGGACCTGCGCAAGGTCAGCGAGAAGGCCGTGACCTTTCGCTCGCATATCGACGGCGCCAAGGTCGAGCTGTCGCCGGAGCGCTCGATCGAGGTGCAGCGGCTGCTGGGTTCTGACATCGCGATGCAGATGGACGAGTGCGTGCGGCTTTCGCCGGAACGCACTAACCACGGCCTTGCGGACATCGAGCGCGCGATGCGGCTGTCGCTGCGCTGGGCGGAGCGCAGCAAGCGGGCATTCGAGACTGCGCCTGATGGTTACATGCTGTTCGGCATCGTGCAGGGCGGCGACATTCCCGAAATGCGCCACGTCAGCGCGCGCGAACTGGTCGCGATCGGTTTCCACGGCTATGCGATCGGCGGGCTTGCGGTCGGCGAGCCGCAGGCGGTGATGCTGGCGATGATCGAGGAAACCGCACCGGCGCTGCCGGCCGATCGCCCGCGCTACCTGATGGGCGTCGGCACGCCGGAGGATCTGCTGGAAAGCGTGGCGCGCGGCATCGACATGTTCGACTGCGTGATGCCGACCCGGAACGGGCGTCACGGCATGGCGTTCACCCGCTTCGGCCAGATCAATCTGCGCAACGCCCGCCACGCCGACGATCCGCGGCCGCTCGACGAAGAAAGCGAGTGGCCCTCGGCGCGCGACATTTCGCGCGCCTATTTGCATCATCTGGTCAGGTCGGGCGAAACACTCGGCGCGATGCTGCTGTCGGAAATCAACGTGGCCTATTACCAGCACTTGATGCGGGGCATGCGCGACGCGATTTCACGGGGAATTTTTGCCAGCTTCCGCGAACGTACGCGCGCCGACTGGACGAAGGGCGATATACCGCCGCGCTAG
- a CDS encoding peptidylprolyl isomerase encodes MIRILAVLAALFLVAPAIAQPLPANLDKANAIVIDTTKGRIVIKLRNDLAPQHAERIKLLAREGYYNNVPFHRVIEGFMAQTGDGKNFNGTGGSKYPNLPAEFSNVPYKRGIVGMARTSDPNSANSQFFIMFAEGASLNGKYTVIGEVVAGMDVVDKIKRGEPVVDPDKMVKVQVASDVK; translated from the coding sequence ATGATCCGAATTCTCGCCGTTCTCGCCGCGCTGTTTCTTGTGGCTCCCGCCATCGCCCAGCCGCTGCCCGCCAATCTCGACAAGGCGAATGCAATCGTGATCGACACCACCAAGGGCCGCATCGTGATCAAGCTGCGGAACGACCTCGCGCCCCAGCATGCCGAGCGCATCAAGCTGCTGGCGCGCGAGGGCTATTACAACAACGTGCCGTTCCATCGCGTCATCGAAGGATTCATGGCGCAGACCGGCGACGGCAAGAATTTCAACGGCACCGGCGGTTCGAAATATCCAAACCTGCCGGCCGAATTCTCCAACGTGCCGTACAAGCGCGGCATCGTCGGCATGGCACGAACGAGCGATCCCAACTCGGCCAATTCGCAGTTCTTCATCATGTTCGCCGAAGGCGCGTCGCTGAACGGCAAGTACACCGTGATCGGCGAAGTGGTGGCGGGCATGGATGTGGTCGACAAGATCAAGCGCGGCGAACCCGTCGTCGATCCCGACAAGATGGTGAAGGTGCAGGTCGCATCCGACGTCAAGTGA
- a CDS encoding peptidylprolyl isomerase encodes MADTENTLILETTQGPVTIEMRPDLAPGHVARIKELVREGFYDGIVFHRVIEGFMAQTGCPHGTGTGGSGQKLKAEFNKEPHVRGTTSMARAASPDSGDSQFFICFDDASFLNGQYTVWGKVTSGMENVDKIKRGEPVQNPDKIVKARMALDAA; translated from the coding sequence ATGGCTGATACAGAAAATACTTTGATTCTTGAAACCACCCAGGGCCCCGTCACCATCGAAATGCGCCCCGATCTGGCGCCGGGCCATGTCGCCCGCATCAAGGAACTGGTGCGCGAGGGATTTTACGACGGCATCGTGTTCCATCGCGTGATCGAGGGTTTCATGGCGCAGACCGGCTGTCCGCACGGCACCGGCACCGGCGGTTCCGGCCAGAAGCTGAAGGCCGAGTTCAACAAGGAACCGCATGTGCGCGGCACCACCTCGATGGCCCGCGCCGCGAGCCCGGATTCCGGCGACAGCCAGTTCTTCATCTGCTTCGACGACGCCTCCTTCCTCAACGGCCAGTACACAGTGTGGGGCAAGGTGACGTCCGGCATGGAGAACGTCGACAAGATCAAGCGTGGCGAGCCGGTGCAGAACCCCGACAAGATCGTCAAGGCGCGGATGGCGCTGGACGCGGCTTGA